In Massilia sp. METH4, the genomic window CGACCGCACTCCCGGCGCCGGCACGGAGCTGACGCAGCCTTCTCCCGTGCCGGAGCCGGCCATGATCGGCTTGCTGGCGGCGGGCCTTGCGGTGGTGTTCTTCGCGGTACGGCGCCGCGGCCGCGGGAACTGACCCGCGCCGGCCGGTTGCGCCGCATCTCCCCATCCGGACGATCGCGCCCAAGCCCGTTCGCGCGGTGGCCCGGCGCCGGGCTGTCGAACGCCGCCGGCTTATCCGCCCGTGAACGGCCGGCAATCAATCGGGACGTCGATGAGGAAAGTGGTACCCGCCACGCTCGAGCTGTCGACGACGATCGAGCCACCGTGGCTCTCCGCCACGCTTTTGACGAAGGACAGGCCGATGCCGTAGCCTTCGGCGGGCACCACGTTTTCCCGGTGCAGGTAGGCGAAGATGTGCTCGAAGCGGTCGGCGGCGATCGGGTTGCCGGTATTGTGCACCGAGAGCGTGAGGCGGCCATGCGTGGTCGCCGAGCGGATCGTGACCTGGCTGCCGTCGCCGTACTTGACGGCGTTGCGCACGAGGTTTTCCAGCGCGCGCTGCAATTGCGCGAAATCCCACCAGCCTTCCACCGGCTCTCCCTCGATGGCAATCTCCACCTGCTGCGCCGAGAATTCCTCGCACACGGTGCGCATCAGCAGGCGGATGTCGAAGGCGGAAGGTTCTAGGGGCACCCGGTCGACGCCCGTGACGGTCAACGCGTCGAGCAGCTGGGCGATCATGTGGCCCAGGCGCTGGCCGTTTTCGAGGATACGGCGGCCCGTGCGCCGCGCCGCCGTCACGTCGGTGGCGAGCCCGATCAGTTCCGCGCCGGAGACGATGGTGGCCAGCGGCGACAGCATGTCGTGCGACAGCGTGGCGGCCAGCTTGCGGCGCAGGTCCTCGTGGATGGCGGAAAATTCCCGGATCGCCTCGCGCTGGGCCGTGTCGATCGCCGCTTCGATCCGGGCGCGCTGGGCCGCGTCGAGCGCGATGCCGTCCACCGCCGCCATTTCATAGATGGCGGCGCGGAACAGCTGGTATTCGTGGATCACCTGTTCCGGCCCGTAGGGTGTCAGCCGGGCGCGCTCGCCGCCGTGCTGGCTGGCCGCATTGTTGTGTTCAGTCGCCAGCGCACGCGGGTAGCCCGGCGTCAGGGTCTTGGCCAGGTTGTCGTAGAACGCCGGCAGCGTGTCGGCCAGCAGCGGTTCGGGCAAGTGCCGCGCGCCCCGCACCTCGCGGCGCGCCATGACCATCCAGTGCGCCATCACATCGTCGCGCAGCGCGAGCAAGCGCCGGGTGATGTCGGCCGGCGGCGGGTCGGGTCCCTTGTTCGGTGCAAGCGTCATGATCGGCCCATTCTAGGCCCGCCCGCGCCGTCGTCCGTGCACCGGCCCACATACGGGCCACATGGGTTCACGCCGCGCGGACCGGCGCGAGCCGCCGCGCCGCCAGGCCGTCGCGGATGGCCCAGCCGAGGGCGGGCACGGCCAGCGCGGTCAGCCCCCAGCTCCACCAGCCGGGCTCGACCGGTACGAGCGCCGTCGGCAGCGCCTGCCACGCGAGCAGCGTGTCGCCCAGCAGCACGACGATCGCGCCCAGATTCATGAACAGGAACAGATGGATGACCCGCTCGGTGGCGGGCAGTTCGCGGATCGCCCCTTCGACGGCCACGTCGCAGGCCGAAATCAGCACTTCGCCCAGCAGCAGCGCGCCGATGATCCACGCGAAGGCACCATGCCAGGCGAACCACGCCAGCCCCACGAACAGCACCGCGAACACGAGCTCGCGCAGGCTGTGCAGCCATTCCTCGCTGGCTGCGCCGGGGCGGTGCGGCAGGCGCACCAGCAACTCGTGGTTGAGCAGCACGTCGACGGCGGCCAGCAGGCCGTGCAGCAGGAGGGCGGCGATGTATGGGGGCATGGCACAACGTGAGGCCCGAAGGCGGGAACCCATTGTGCCATGCCCGGTGCGGCGGCCGCGCCGCCGAGCGCCTACACCATCCTGAGGCGCGCGATGTCCTTCAGGGCGCCGCCCAGGTGATGGCTTTCCGCCACCGAGATGGCCTTCACATAGCCGCGCGCGTAGCGGATCTCGTCCGCCGGGCCGCGCTTTTCCAGCTCGTCCAGCAGGTGGCCGGCCACGGCCAGGTCGTTGAGCAGGCCCAGCTTGTCCTGCAGGGCGGACAGCGCGCGGATATAGCGTTTCGCGGTCTTCTCCGGCAGCAGGTCGTGGAAGAACTCGGCCGCGTAGCGCGCCTTCTTGGCGGCGATCCGCACGCGGTGGCGCGCGCCCGCGTCATCTTCATCGAGCGTTTCGATGCGCTTGCGCAGCCGCCGCTGCGCCTTCTGGAGCAACGGCTCCATCGCATCGCCGGCGCGCTGGCGCAGCGGCGAATCCTTGGGCAGCGCGCCTTCCTGGCGCCATTGGCGGCCGTGGAGCCAGCCGTTCAGTTGCAGGATCAGCTGCGTGTAGCGGGGCTGGGTGAGCGTGGGCAGGAGCGCGCGGTGCAGCTCCTGGGCGCGCTGCTCGGCCGTGGCGCGCAGGGCGCCCAGATCCGCGCCCTCGATATGGGCGATCGTGGAACCGGCCAGCACGTCCCAGTCGCGCGCGGCGCCAAGTGCGCCGGCCAGCCATTCCAGGCTGTCGCGTACCATTTCAGGCAGCGGCGCCAGGTCCTCGAACATGTCCAGCAGGGCACGCAGCCGGCGCAAGCCCACGCGCATCTGGTGCAGGCTTTCCACGCTGCCCGTCAGCACGCCGGGCACATTGGCTTCCAGCTGCTGCAGGCAGTTCAGGCCCATGCACTGGAATGCGTCCTCCAGGCGCATCTTTCGCGCCAGGCGCACGGGCATGGCCTTCACGGGGGCGGGCGGTTCGCCATCGAGCAGCGCGTAGCCGCGTGCCGCCTTGCTGTCGCCGGCGATCTGCAGCGGGATATCCTTGTGCAGCGACAGCGCCAGCTCGAACAGCGGCGTGGGGTCGCCGCGCTTCAATTCCAGTTCCAGTTCGCCGATCGGCGCGTTCCGGCCGCCCGCATGCAGGTCACCCGCATCGAGCACGGCTTCGACCTGCTGGCCGTCCGGCAGCAGGATGTTCCACTGCGTGCGGCGCGTGGTGTTGTTGAACACCGGGCGCAGGTTGTTGACGATATCCGGCGCGCGCAGCAGTTCGGCAAGGCGTTTCGACTTGATCTGCCGCGCCAGCGCGCCCGGCTCGGGATCGGGGCCGGGCAGGGCGGATTCCCACTCGCCGCGCTGGTGCAGGCCGGCCGAACCGCCGGCGGCGGTCTTCACCGTCTGGATCCACGTGCCGCCGTCGGCGCGCACGCGCAGCGTCAGGCCGTTGTGCCACAGGTCCAGCCCGGGCGTGTCGTAATAGGTGTCGAGCAGCTCGTGCTCCTCGGGCGTGGCGACGGCCAGGTCGGCCAGCAGCGCGTGTTCGCGCAGGCGGGCGAGATCGGCCTGGGCCACCTTCAGCTTCAGTTCAGTTTCCATTCGCATCTCCAATAAAGCGCCGGCACGCGGCCGGCATGGACTGTCGGTATCTCGTGCTTTGTACTATACAAGCTAGCGAACTCAGCCGCCGCCCGGTTCCGAGCGGAAAGAAAATCGGTCCCGGTCACGGTGCTGTCATATGGAACGATTACCATGCGCAACCTATGTTCTTCGCACGCTCACTCGCGCGGTTTGCCCCGCATTCCTGGCTGCCGGCGCTCTGGCCGATCGTGGCGGTACTGGCGATCGCCGTCTACTGGCTGGTCATGAGCGCGCAGATCCGCGAAGACCGCCGCCTGGGCGAACGCGACGCGTTGCGCGAGGTGCGTTCCTATGCCGAGGCCTACGAACAGTACCTCACGCGCTCGATGGCGCAGATGGAGCAGGTGGCCGTGCAGCTCAAGCACGCGTGGGAGCAGTCCGGCGGCACGCTCGAACTGCAGACGCTGCGCCAGGACGGCATGTTCATCGATGCCGCCTTCCTCGAGGTCGCCATCGTCGACGGCGACGGCAAGGTGGTGTCATCGATTCCGCGGCGAGGGCGCTTCACGCCGCTGCGCCACGATCCAGCGCTAGCGTACCACCGGCAAAACAATTCCAGCGCGCTGCTGATCGGCGCCGTGCCGCCCGGCGCCGCCGCGCCGCAGCAGCAGGTGCGGCTGACGCTGCGCCTGGAAACCCCGGATAACGACTTTGCCGGCATCGTCTCGATCGTGATCGACGCCGCCTACCTGACGGCATTCCACAACGAACGGGTGCTTGGCCAGGATGGCCTGGTGGCGATGGTGGCGGACGATCTGACAGTGCGGCTGGAAGGGATGGCGGCCCAGCGGCGCGGCGCGCTGCTGCGCGATGCCCCGGTCGTGGCTGACGGTGACGGCGGCACGCGGCTGCCAGGCACGCACTTCACGGACGGCGCGCCGCGTCTCCTCGCCTGGCACCG contains:
- a CDS encoding CHAD domain-containing protein, whose protein sequence is METELKLKVAQADLARLREHALLADLAVATPEEHELLDTYYDTPGLDLWHNGLTLRVRADGGTWIQTVKTAAGGSAGLHQRGEWESALPGPDPEPGALARQIKSKRLAELLRAPDIVNNLRPVFNNTTRRTQWNILLPDGQQVEAVLDAGDLHAGGRNAPIGELELELKRGDPTPLFELALSLHKDIPLQIAGDSKAARGYALLDGEPPAPVKAMPVRLARKMRLEDAFQCMGLNCLQQLEANVPGVLTGSVESLHQMRVGLRRLRALLDMFEDLAPLPEMVRDSLEWLAGALGAARDWDVLAGSTIAHIEGADLGALRATAEQRAQELHRALLPTLTQPRYTQLILQLNGWLHGRQWRQEGALPKDSPLRQRAGDAMEPLLQKAQRRLRKRIETLDEDDAGARHRVRIAAKKARYAAEFFHDLLPEKTAKRYIRALSALQDKLGLLNDLAVAGHLLDELEKRGPADEIRYARGYVKAISVAESHHLGGALKDIARLRMV
- a CDS encoding HAMP domain-containing sensor histidine kinase, with product MTLAPNKGPDPPPADITRRLLALRDDVMAHWMVMARREVRGARHLPEPLLADTLPAFYDNLAKTLTPGYPRALATEHNNAASQHGGERARLTPYGPEQVIHEYQLFRAAIYEMAAVDGIALDAAQRARIEAAIDTAQREAIREFSAIHEDLRRKLAATLSHDMLSPLATIVSGAELIGLATDVTAARRTGRRILENGQRLGHMIAQLLDALTVTGVDRVPLEPSAFDIRLLMRTVCEEFSAQQVEIAIEGEPVEGWWDFAQLQRALENLVRNAVKYGDGSQVTIRSATTHGRLTLSVHNTGNPIAADRFEHIFAYLHRENVVPAEGYGIGLSFVKSVAESHGGSIVVDSSSVAGTTFLIDVPIDCRPFTGG